CCTGCCCGAAGCCTGCAACCTGCGTTTGAGGTTTGCATTTCGCAGTTATCCACGCGCTTCCGGTACAACAGCAATTATTAGCAAAAGAACCTGTTGCTGCTGTTGGGATGTGGATAATGTGGATAACTCACAATTTCTACCATTAGTAGTATCAACCACTGTACACTACCACTAGTGGTTGATTATCCACATAGTTATCCACATCCTGTCCACATTCATCCACCATTTGGCCATTCCGGCCAGATACCACCTATTGTATCCACCGAGTTATCCACACCACTACAGATAGGTGTTGACATTGGAGTCCTGTCCGGCATTGTTGGTTAATGACCGATGAGAAATCCGTTTCAGACACCGGGCTATTCCCCGGGCAGTCCCGGGGCCTGCCCCCTAGCGAAGGCATGGGAGAAATCAGAATTCAGAGACCAGAAACCAGAATTCAGAATGCCCGGCCGGGGAAGTTCGAATAGGAAACCACGGATGGACACAGATGAACACGGATACGGCATCGGATAGAGCTGAATTCAGAGACCAGAAACCAGAATTCAGATACGCTGACGAAGAGCCAGGATGGCGGTTCAGCGCCTGCGTCGGCGCCGATCGCGAGCGACGAAGTCCGAGCCTGAGCCGGTGTGGCCGGGTTTGTCGTCGTCGGTGATGAATCCGATACGTTTCTTCCTTGGCGCAGGCGGCAGCATGAGCTGTTTGATAGTGGCAAAGACCACCTGGAAGTTCCGGTCGTGCGTGGCCAGCTTGCGTTCAAGTTCGGCGAGCTTGATGGCGAGCTGTCGCTGGTCGGCCAGCATGCGACGCATTCGTATGAACGCCCTCACCACAAAGACGCTGACATCGACCGCCCGTTTGGATCGCAGGACGCTCGCGAGCATGACAGTTCCATGTTCCGTGAATGCGTAGGGGCGACTTGACGAGTGCCTGAGCGCCACCAACCGGTCGCATTTTGCGACCAGTTCATCCTTCTCATCGAGTGTCAACTCGAACATGAAACCTTCGGGGAATCGTTCCCGGTTGCGCCGGACTTGTTCCTTCAGTCGGCGGGTCGTGACGCCGTAGACTTCGGCCAGGTCGACGTCCAGCATGACACGTTCGCCACGTATCTCCAGAATGGCACTGTCTATTCGCTCGGCGGGGATGAGGTATCCGGAGTCTTTGGGCGCGGTCACGGGCCTAGGATACCGGCGAAGGGTGCTGAGTCAAGGCGCGGCGCGGGAATTCCCGGCGACGCAATAGGCGATTCCCGCAGAAGGGGGTCCAGGATTCAAGGATCCGAGGAATCTAGTGGCGGGTGGCGGGCACCGGATGGTTCAGAAGTCAGAAACCAAAACGCGAGACGGGGAACAATCCAGAATCCAGAAACCAGAATTCAGAGTTGCCCAGGAAAGGAATCGAGAGATCGAGGGAGAGGGTGCGCGGCTTGCCATCGGAGAGAATCTGGCTATCATCTGGCCAGAATGAAGTACCGGGTCGCATTCGCGCCCGAAGCCCTCGATGATTACCGCCGCCTCTCGGCCCGAACCAGGGCCGAAGTCAGGGATGCCATCAACCGGCACCTGCTGCACCAGCCGACCCGGTTGAGCCGAAGCAGTATCAAGCGGCTGCGTGGGACCCGGAAGCCGCAATACCGCCTGCGCGTCGGGGACGTGCGCGTCTTCTACGACGTGCGAGAGGATGAGGTGGTGGTGCTGGCTGTTGTTGAGAAATCGCGCGCTGCGGAATGGCTTGAGAAGACTGGAGAATTCGATGAAGAGAGTAGCGCTGGCTGAGGTAAAGGACCACCTTTCCGAGTATCTGAACGAGGCGGCAGAGGAGGAAGTCGTCATCACCCGACATGGCCGTCCGGCCGGTGTGCTCATCGGCTTCGCCGGCGAGGACGACTGGTTCGACTACCGGCTGGAGAACGATCCGCGGTTTGTCGCACGGATCGCGAGGGCGCGGGGTAGTGCCCGGGCCGGGAAGGCCATTCCGTGGGAGGACGTGCAAGCGGGCGCGGAGTCGGCCTCGGGCGGGTTCAGCGTTTCAGACCGGCCGGCCACACGTTCACCCAGGCGGCGAAGCCGCACTTAGCAGCCGGGCGCTGGCCGCGAGACACTGTCCTTCGTACGTCGTCCATCGTTCTTCGTCCTGAGTCTACTGTCCACAGTCCATAGTCCGTCCGTCTCCTCGTCCTTCGTCTGAGCTCTCTGCGTCATCTGCGCAATCTGCGGTTAGTCTTCTCCGGCCTGGCGGTTAATCCATTTTCGATTGACGATTGCCGATTTCAGATTGCCGGACCGGTATCCGAAGCGGAGAGCGGTCGGCGGACTGCTTGACTGATAACTTGACTAATACACGCGGCTGCGCCGCGAGTTTCCAGTGACCAGTTTGCAGGTGGCGGCTGCGGACCGCGACTTGACCAATAACTTGACTAATACTTGACTGATTATTAGACTTGTCCGATGACATTTGAGCCGAAGTTCACGGTTTCGGCCCGACTGCTGACGCTGGTCGAGGAGGTTGCGGCGCTACGCCAGCAGGTGGTCTCTTCGGCCGTGCAGGTGGCGTGGATTCCCCGGCTGCAGCAGGAGGCACGGGTGCGCAATACGCACAGCTCGACCGCCATCGAGGGCAATCCGTTGACCCAGGCCCAGGTCCGGGCGCTGGCTGAGGGCCGCGAGGTCCCGGCGATCGCGGACCGGTCCCGGCAGGAGGTGCTGAACTACTTCGCCGGGCTGCGGTTGATCGAGACGCACGCGAAGAAGAAGACGGTCACGCGCCGAGACGTGCTGCGGTTGCACGCGATTGCGGCGCACGGCGTGATGGACCAGGGACAATCGGGCGAGTTCCGCCGGATCCAGGTCTGGGTCGGCGGGCACGTGCCGCCTCCGCCGGAGCGGGTGGAGGAACTCATGGCCGCGCTCCTGGATTGGTGGAACGGGCCGGCGCGTAAGCTGTCTTCGGTCATTTCCTCCGCGGTCCTTCACTATCGGTTCGAGGAGATCCATCCGTTCGGCGACGGCAACGGCCGGGTCGGACGGCTGCTGGCTTTGTGGGAACTCTACCGGCGGGGTTTCGACACCCACCATATCTTCGCGGTTGACGAGTACTACTGGCATGACCGTCCGCGCTACTATCGGCAGTTGGCGGACGTGCGCAAGCACGGCGGCAATCTGACCGGCTGGCTTGAGTACACGGCCGAAGGTCTGCTTAAGGCGCTCGGCAATGCGCGGGACCGGATTCAGGCGATCTCGGCTGAGTCCGGGAGCGAGCCGATTCTGCTCCGTCCGAGGCAGGAGCAGTTGCTGCGCATGTTGCGCGACGAGGGACAGCTGGCCCCGCGCCGGATATGGGAAGGGCTGGGCGTCTCCCGGCAGGGCGCGATGGACCTGCTGCGACCGCTGCTTGCGGCCGGGCTGGTGAAGCGCATCGGCACGAGGAAGTCGGGCAAGTACACGCTGGCGCAGTAGGCGCGTCGCCGAAACGCGGGCACGGGACAGGTATTCACCACCAAGACGCGAAGGATCGGACAATTCAGAAACCAGAGACAAGAATGCGGGAGTGGTAGAAGAGGGGTCGAGGAGTCGAGGAGTCGAGGGATCCAGTGGCGGGCACCCGATAGTCCAGAAATCAGAAACCAAAACGCGAGACGGGGAACAATCCAGAATTCAGAATCCAGAGACCAGAATTCAGAAGTGGTAGAAGAGGGGTCGGGGGTTCAAGTGGTCTAGTGGTCCAGTGGATGAGTTCGGATCAGGCAGGCGTCGGAAGCGGGAGAGAAGAAGGGATCGAGGGATAGAGTGGCGGCCACCGGACAACTCAGAAGTCAGAATTCAGAGACCAGAAACCAGAATTCAGAATTGCGGGCGGAACTGCAAGACATCCGAACGCAGTAGTCCACTGCCTTGGCGAGCTTGGAGGTTGTTCTGGCTGCGGACGGCGGCCTGCTTGACTGATAACTTGACTAATACTTGACTAATACAAACAGGGGTCCAGGATTCGAGGTTGGCCGCGGCGGCCCCTGTCGGACAGCGCTGCCCGGCAATCGGTGTAATCTGTGAAATCGGTGGATGTCCCTTCCTTGTCCGCCCGTCTCCTCGTCCCCCGTCCTTCGTCTGAGCTATCTGCGACATCTGCGTCATCTGCGGTTTACCCACTCTGTGCCCTTGTGTTGGACTCCCATGCCGGATTCCGGCGACTGTCTCCCCAGACCCGAGAGTGAAGGCACGAAAGAACGCATCAAACCCGAAGTCCGAAGCTCGAAGCCCGATTCAAGTGCGAAATCGGGCCTTTTGCACTTCGGGTTTCAATCGTCATTCTACCTTCGAGCTTCGAGCTTGGTACAAAAGTGTCTCCCCGGCCATCTATTTCGAATTCAGGGTGTCTGCGGCGGCTTGACTGAGGTGGAGAGGCCGGTAGGCTTTAAGGAGTATGTTCGGAGCCCTGTGCGCGGTAGTGTTTGCCGTGGTGTTCTCCGCACCGCTGCCTGTCTCGGGCCAGGCGGAGAGCCTGCCCGCGCCGGTCCGGCACGGTTATTCGTTCGAGCAGCTCTCCAATAGCCGGTACTCGGTCCACGCCGGGTTCGACGATTCGCTGCCGGCTCAGGTGATGGCCAACGTCCTGTGGGCGATGAGCCGGGCGCCGCGCGCGGGCAGCGAGTACCGTGAGTTCTACGTGGCCACGCCGGAGAATGTGTATCGGTACGACCCTTCGAATCTTCTCCTGACGCTGTACCGCGCCGGGGACCACCGCTACAATTCCGGCTCGGCGTTCGAGGTCGGTGTCGCCGCCGGCCGGCCGGAGGAGACCGGCATGGCGATTCAGGCCGGGCTGCTCGCCGGAACCGCGTTCCGGAGAATGACGAATGACGAAGGTCGAACGTCGAATGGCGGACAATCAGCAATCAACGTGGTGAGCTGCCCGATGGAGTGGGCGGCAGACCACGCCGCGGCCGATTGGAATCCCGCCCACCCGATTCGGATGGTGAACGTGTTCGGCAGCGCCCCGGCGGCACCGCTGGATACCGTCTGCGTGGCCCGGTCAACGGACTCGAGCCTGCCGCTGCCGCACGTGGTCGGGCCCGATACGTTCGAGGCAGTGGTCGCCGACCTGGGTCAGGATTCTTCGTTCAGCCCGGTTGAGCTTTCACAGGAGAACCTGTCGCAGCTCTGCTGGGCCGCCTACGGAGTGACCCCGCACGCCACCTACAATCGCCGGCAGGGGCTGACCGTGCCGAGCGCGATGGCCGACTATTATCTCACGGACCGCATCTATGTGGTCGGGCAGGACGAGGTGGGCCGGTATCATAACCGGCTCGCCGACACCGAAGTGACGACGCGCGACCACCGGCTGGAGCCGGTGACTATAGGCGACCGCCGGCCGCAGTTGCGGGCAGCCTCGACCCGGATTCCCGGAAGCGCGCCGACCTATTTCGTGGTCTGCGTGCCGGATACAACATCGGAATCGGCCTTGATGGAGGCGGGGTTTGCCGGGTTCCAGTTGCTCGCGCAGGCAAGGGCGCTCGGACTTGCCGGGTGTCTCGTGGTGCCGCTCAGCCGGGCCGAGCGGAGGGACATTGTCACGGCGCTCCAACTGCCCGACGGCCACGTTCCGGCGCTGGTCTTCGCGGTCGGCGAAGCCGGAGCCGGCGCAGCGCAGCGCGGTCCGGCGGCCGGGGTCGTCACCATCGTCCGGGCGCAGTCGGCGATGCGCCAAAGCAGCCTGCAGGTCGAGTACCGGCTGAGCCAGGCCGGGCAGGTAAGGGCCCAGGTCTACGACATGCTCGGTCGGCCGGTCAGGCTGCTCGTGAATGAGCAGCAGTCATCCGGCTATCACACGGTAGTCTGGGACGGGACCGGCGAAGACGGCGCGCGGCAGAAGCGCGGCACGTATCTGCTCGTCATCATCTCCGGCGGAACCGTCGCGCAGCACAAAGTCAACATCGGCTAGCGGCAAGACCCGCCGCGCCGGAAGAGTGAATAGTGAAGTCAGAACAGTGAAACCCGGATCCGTCTTTCACCCTTCACCCTCTTCTGTTTACTATTCCCGGCCGTAGGCCGGGGTCGGTCGGCTGACCTGCGTCCCCTGCACGACACTGAGGACGTAGAACTTGGGCGGCGACGTGGTGAAGAGCAGCGACCACAGACCTGGGTTGTCATGGAGCACGGGCATGAGCAACATGGGAGTGGTTCGGGTCCACTGGAAGTTGTCGGCCAAGACGTACTGGCACCGCCGGAGGGATAACTTGATCTTTGCGCTGTCCGTCGTGATGGGGTAGCAGTAGGATTGCCGGCCGGAGAGGAGATAGACGAATTCGGGCTTGCGGGCCATCACCACCGCGTCTGCGGGCGTTTGCGCCTTGATCCAGTCAATAGCCTCAAAGTAGCGGCGCCAGTCCACTTCGTAGCCGGAGCAGCGATCACCCCGCAGGTATCCGAGGTTGTCGCTCACCGCCTTGCCGGCCAGCGAGGCCATGTGAACCGTATTGGCAAGCACAAGCGCCCCGATGAATGCGGGCGCGAACCGTCTCCAGCCCAGCTTCGCCCCGAGCCAATCCAACCCGTAGAACAGGAAAACGATGACCAGCGGCAGGAAGGGCAAGAGAAGCCGTTCACTCACCCAGATATTGGGCCAGCAGAGGAGCAGCGGCGCGGCGAAGACCGCACAGGACTGGAGTGCGCCGACCCGTCCGACAGGGGCCTTTGAGGCCAACTGTCCGACAGGGGTCTGCGAGGCCGGCTTTCTGAAGCTGCGGAGGAACCCGATTGCCGCCAGCAGGGACAGGATAATGCCGGAGATGATCTCGTACCAGGAGTCGTCGCGGGTAGGAAAGAGCATTCGGGGGATGACTGTTGCCGCATAGTCGCGCAGGTTCTGCCACACCCGCAGCGCCCAGTCGGAGATGCCGGCACGTCCCTGTTCAAGCGAATAGGGCTGCCTGGCCAGCAACTGTTCAAGGTAGGGCTGCGTGTGGCCGGCCCCGGTGTTGTGGAGCTGCCAGGGAAGGGTCGCGGCGGCAAAGAGCAGCACGAGCAGGACAAGCTCGCGGTATCGGCGGCGCACGAGAAAAAAGAGGAGCACGCCGAGAACTACCGCCACACCCGCCGTCCGTATGAAGCTGGCTGCGACCGCCAGCCCGCAGGCTCCCACCCGCAGGCGGACCGCCGTTGCCCTTGACCGCTGGTCCGCAAGCACGAGGCAGTACAGGGCCGCCACCGTAGCGAGGAGGAATGGCATCTCGGACAGGACCCAGTGGTTGTTCTCGACCAGTGCGGGCACTGAGGCAAACAACGCCATTATCGGCCAGGCCCTTTTCGGGAAGGTGAGCTCGCAAAGGCGATAGATGAAGAACATCGCCCCGATACCGGTGAGGACGACGAAGAGCTTCGCGGCCAGAACGTTGACGCCGCCGCAAAGTAGTGTGATGCCCGCGAGTATGACCGGGAATCCGGGTGGGTACTGGGTGTGCACGGGCGCGCCCGGCAGGTACAAGTCCCGATAGCCGTTGCCCCCGGCCAGCGACTTGCCGAGTATCAGGTAGATAGCGTTGTCGCCGAACGTCCCAAGCTTGGGGTCAAACAGCAGGATCGACAACACCACGTAGAGGCCGAGCAGTGCGGGCAGGAGGAAGCGGCCAGGGTCGGCGGTCCGACGTCGCCCGGCGAGTGAGGCTCCGGACTGCCCGCTGTCGGCTGTCCGGGCGTGACGTCCGTGCTTCGTATCGCCAGGCTTTCTGGTCCCCGAAGCTCTGCCTGAGGAGTATCCGGGTCCGGGCAGCCTGCTGGTCGGCGTTGCGGCAGTCATGGCCGGTTTCTTCGGGGGTCAGCGGCCCGCTGACGTCGGTTGGCTTACGGCCGGCGCGCCAGGTTTGACACTGAGGACGTAGAATTCGGGCGGCGGAGTGGAGAAGATCAGCGACCAGAGGCCCTGGTTTTCCTGGAGCACGGGGCTGAGCAGCATGGGAGTGGTCTCGGTCCACCGGAAGTTGTCGGCGAGGACGTACTGGGACCGCTCGATGGCGGACTTGACCTTCGCGTGGTCGGGCGTGATGGGGTAGCAGAAGGAGCGC
The genomic region above belongs to bacterium and contains:
- a CDS encoding Fic family protein yields the protein MTFEPKFTVSARLLTLVEEVAALRQQVVSSAVQVAWIPRLQQEARVRNTHSSTAIEGNPLTQAQVRALAEGREVPAIADRSRQEVLNYFAGLRLIETHAKKKTVTRRDVLRLHAIAAHGVMDQGQSGEFRRIQVWVGGHVPPPPERVEELMAALLDWWNGPARKLSSVISSAVLHYRFEEIHPFGDGNGRVGRLLALWELYRRGFDTHHIFAVDEYYWHDRPRYYRQLADVRKHGGNLTGWLEYTAEGLLKALGNARDRIQAISAESGSEPILLRPRQEQLLRMLRDEGQLAPRRIWEGLGVSRQGAMDLLRPLLAAGLVKRIGTRKSGKYTLAQ
- a CDS encoding nitroreductase family protein, yielding MFGALCAVVFAVVFSAPLPVSGQAESLPAPVRHGYSFEQLSNSRYSVHAGFDDSLPAQVMANVLWAMSRAPRAGSEYREFYVATPENVYRYDPSNLLLTLYRAGDHRYNSGSAFEVGVAAGRPEETGMAIQAGLLAGTAFRRMTNDEGRTSNGGQSAINVVSCPMEWAADHAAADWNPAHPIRMVNVFGSAPAAPLDTVCVARSTDSSLPLPHVVGPDTFEAVVADLGQDSSFSPVELSQENLSQLCWAAYGVTPHATYNRRQGLTVPSAMADYYLTDRIYVVGQDEVGRYHNRLADTEVTTRDHRLEPVTIGDRRPQLRAASTRIPGSAPTYFVVCVPDTTSESALMEAGFAGFQLLAQARALGLAGCLVVPLSRAERRDIVTALQLPDGHVPALVFAVGEAGAGAAQRGPAAGVVTIVRAQSAMRQSSLQVEYRLSQAGQVRAQVYDMLGRPVRLLVNEQQSSGYHTVVWDGTGEDGARQKRGTYLLVIISGGTVAQHKVNIG
- a CDS encoding ORF6N domain-containing protein, which gives rise to MTAPKDSGYLIPAERIDSAILEIRGERVMLDVDLAEVYGVTTRRLKEQVRRNRERFPEGFMFELTLDEKDELVAKCDRLVALRHSSSRPYAFTEHGTVMLASVLRSKRAVDVSVFVVRAFIRMRRMLADQRQLAIKLAELERKLATHDRNFQVVFATIKQLMLPPAPRKKRIGFITDDDKPGHTGSGSDFVARDRRRRRR
- a CDS encoding type II toxin-antitoxin system Phd/YefM family antitoxin is translated as MKRVALAEVKDHLSEYLNEAAEEEVVITRHGRPAGVLIGFAGEDDWFDYRLENDPRFVARIARARGSARAGKAIPWEDVQAGAESASGGFSVSDRPATRSPRRRSRT
- a CDS encoding phospholipid carrier-dependent glycosyltransferase, with amino-acid sequence MTAATPTSRLPGPGYSSGRASGTRKPGDTKHGRHARTADSGQSGASLAGRRRTADPGRFLLPALLGLYVVLSILLFDPKLGTFGDNAIYLILGKSLAGGNGYRDLYLPGAPVHTQYPPGFPVILAGITLLCGGVNVLAAKLFVVLTGIGAMFFIYRLCELTFPKRAWPIMALFASVPALVENNHWVLSEMPFLLATVAALYCLVLADQRSRATAVRLRVGACGLAVAASFIRTAGVAVVLGVLLFFLVRRRYRELVLLVLLFAAATLPWQLHNTGAGHTQPYLEQLLARQPYSLEQGRAGISDWALRVWQNLRDYAATVIPRMLFPTRDDSWYEIISGIILSLLAAIGFLRSFRKPASQTPVGQLASKAPVGRVGALQSCAVFAAPLLLCWPNIWVSERLLLPFLPLVIVFLFYGLDWLGAKLGWRRFAPAFIGALVLANTVHMASLAGKAVSDNLGYLRGDRCSGYEVDWRRYFEAIDWIKAQTPADAVVMARKPEFVYLLSGRQSYCYPITTDSAKIKLSLRRCQYVLADNFQWTRTTPMLLMPVLHDNPGLWSLLFTTSPPKFYVLSVVQGTQVSRPTPAYGRE
- a CDS encoding type II toxin-antitoxin system RelE/ParE family toxin; its protein translation is MKYRVAFAPEALDDYRRLSARTRAEVRDAINRHLLHQPTRLSRSSIKRLRGTRKPQYRLRVGDVRVFYDVREDEVVVLAVVEKSRAAEWLEKTGEFDEESSAG